The following proteins are co-located in the Hydractinia symbiolongicarpus strain clone_291-10 chromosome 7, HSymV2.1, whole genome shotgun sequence genome:
- the LOC130648612 gene encoding uncharacterized protein LOC130648612, giving the protein MVSKIWSKILLFGGLWVIVNCRMNVKQCEEYKGKICDQLDYDEKNQTILVYVHQQYSQDEIEKHLKKMLNKLEEHPYVSCVTLIKQVLCHRLFPVCRQKQGKAYSVQQTCRQDCEKAKNSVCYSAVKDIPELSERLLGVSCMTLPFVRCLHLDIPSTQITAEYSCQLGNYQVGSTLEKVNILRNSLPLSSEKISYKKYSVASAANCQRTRCVRTETVLSHLLKDLKINKIRQLRNLIIEKQKNRFINGYCYRNCSTKSGYIQLFKTRIGNIKQYMIDKYLTLSNMDVYIEKSTDGVSVTGKGVYNLCNLCGTLFRYNLWPEKNGITIMHSISNQAIHMLVIELSHRLKPFPREIEAILTYKLKVIQTLNLTNPTWSIVWHEGKRLSAFKGVSTLLFEEESISNAKTELMIGADLRFWLVKVTLKLNLDQILRSILPVAIEFVPFINKRWFTELPVDQVEYTFATDGVDVSTTEYLKQHYSLYKDFQDGKIHRGMRIKFQGRTRRPKTNAIELPLLEDETLFQVAIDVDKNENTMFEAQFEEDSTVSCVSKMANRRHWNNFIRRIKTMQRKSNHAENAIIKTQAECEHCCDSNAYTLLSIKGNTYQEHRFLLTREINYFVDCEVRISVKNTIYKYVIKKYKVYTL; this is encoded by the exons ATGGTTTCTAAAATTTGGTccaaaattttgctttttggTGGTTTGTGGGTAATCG TAAATTGCCGAATGAACGTGAAGCAATGTGAAGAATACAAAGGAAAGATATGTGATCAACTTGATTATGACGAGAAGAATCAAACTATCCTCGTTTATGTTCATCAACAATACAGCCAAGATGAAATtgagaaacatttaaaaaaaatgttgaacaagcTAGAAGAGCACCCATATGTGTCCTGTGTCACTCTCATTAAACAAGTTCTTTGTCACCGTCTCTTTCCTGTTTGTCGTCAAAAACAAGGAAAAGCATACAGCGTCCAACAAACTTGCAGACAGGATTGTGAAAAGGCAAAGAATTCGGTTTGTTATTCTGCAGTAAAAGATATTCCAGAGCTATCAGAAAGACTGTTGGGTGTTAGTTGCATGACATTGCCTTTTGTGCGCTGTCTTCATTTGGATATTCCAA GCACACAGATAACTGCTGAATATTCATGTCAATTAGGAAACTACCAAGTTG GATCTACGTTGGAAAAAGTAAATATACTTCGCAACTCTCTACCATTATCTTCTGAAAAAATTTCATACAAAAAATACTCAGTAGCTAGTGCGGCTAATTGCCAACGAACAAGATGTGTTCGGACAGAAACCGTTTTGTCACACCTtctaaaagatttaaaaataaacaaaatcagACAATTAAGAAATCTGATcatcgaaaaacaaaaaaacagatttaTAAATGGTTACTGTTACAGAAACTGCTCTACAAAATCTGGATATATCCAGCTATTTAAAACAAGAATTGGAAACATAAAACAATATATGATTGATAAATATTTAACTTTAAGTAATATGGATGTATACATTGAAAAAAGCACGGATGGTGTGTCTGTCACGGGTAAAGGTGTTTATAATCTCTGCAATCTCTGCGGTACATTATTTCGATATAACTTGTGGCCTGAAAAAAATGGGATCACAATTATGCATTCAATATCTAATCAAGCAATACATATGTTGGTTATTGAACTTTCACACCGATTAAAACCATTTCCTCGTGAAATAGAAGCAATTTTAACATACAAACTAAAAGTCATACAAACACTAAATCTCACCAATCCAACCTGGTCTATAGTCTGGCACGAAGGAAAGAGATTATCAGCTTTCAAAGGAGTTTCAACATTACTATTTGAAGAAGAGAGCATTTCGAATGCAAAAACTGAATTAATGATAGGCGCAGACTTGAGATTTTGGTTGGTAAAGGTAACACTGAAGTTAAATCTAGATCAAATACTACGTTCAATACTTCCAGTTGCCATAGAGTTCGTCCCCTTTATTAACAAAAGATGGTTTACCGAGCTTCCTGTTGACCAG GTCGAGTATACATTTGCTACTGATGGTGTCGACGTTTCAACAACAGAGTACCTTAAACAACACTACTCCCTGTATAAGGATTTTCAAGATGGAAAAATACATCGAGGTATGCGCATCAAATTTCAAGGTAGAACGAGAAGACCGAAGACAAATGCGATCGAGTTGCCTTTGCTGGAAGATGAGACGCTGTTTCAGGTTGCAATTGATGTTGATAAGAATGAGAATACAATGTTTGAAGCACAATTTGAAGAAGATTCAACAGTTTCATGTGTCAGTAAAATG GCAAATCGTCGACATTGGAATAATTTCATcagaagaataaaaacaatgcaaagAAAATCAAATCATGCTGAAAACGCTATAATCAAAACACAAGCAGAATGCGAGCATTGTTGCGATTCAAATGCTTATACCTTACTTTCAATCAAAGGCAACACTTATCAAGAACATAGATTTTTACTGACACGAGAAATAAATTACTTTGTAGATTGTGAGGTTAGAATATCtgtaaaaaatacaatttataaatatgttataaagaaatataaagttTACACCTTGTAA